A genomic window from Streptomyces sp. MST-110588 includes:
- a CDS encoding response regulator transcription factor yields the protein MTIRVLIADDQEMVRRGLRRILEAQPDIEVVGEAADGVAALAQARTLRPDVALVDIRMPGLDGLEVTRQLAGSGADPALKGKIRVVVVTTFDLDEYVYPALRHGACGFLLKRSGPSLLVEAVRAAVAGDSLISPSITVRLLKHVTTARPAAPRALEPLTDRETEIAGQVAAGKTNADIARELFISAGTVKTHVASIQRKLGVRNRVGIAVHAWEMGYAERGRPQW from the coding sequence GTGACGATTCGGGTGCTGATCGCGGACGACCAGGAGATGGTGCGCCGGGGGCTACGGCGCATTCTTGAGGCCCAGCCGGACATCGAGGTGGTCGGGGAGGCGGCGGACGGAGTGGCGGCGCTGGCCCAGGCCCGTACGCTGCGGCCCGATGTCGCGCTCGTCGACATCCGCATGCCGGGACTGGACGGCCTGGAGGTCACCCGCCAGCTCGCCGGTTCCGGCGCCGATCCCGCGCTCAAGGGCAAGATCAGGGTGGTGGTCGTGACCACCTTCGACCTCGACGAGTACGTGTACCCGGCGCTGCGCCACGGCGCCTGCGGCTTTCTGCTGAAACGGTCCGGCCCCTCCCTGCTGGTGGAGGCCGTACGGGCGGCGGTGGCCGGTGACAGCCTGATCAGCCCCTCGATCACGGTCCGGCTGCTCAAGCACGTCACCACCGCCCGGCCCGCCGCGCCCCGGGCCCTGGAGCCCTTGACCGACCGGGAGACGGAGATCGCGGGGCAGGTGGCGGCCGGCAAGACCAACGCGGACATCGCGCGGGAGCTGTTCATCTCGGCGGGCACCGTGAAGACCCATGTGGCCAGCATCCAGCGCAAGCTCGGGGTGCGGAACCGGGTCGGGATCGCCGTACACGCCTGGGAGATGGGATACGCGGAGCGAGGACGTCCGCAGTGGTGA